A window from Gorilla gorilla gorilla isolate KB3781 chromosome 21, NHGRI_mGorGor1-v2.1_pri, whole genome shotgun sequence encodes these proteins:
- the WFDC10B gene encoding LOW QUALITY PROTEIN: protein WFDC10B (The sequence of the model RefSeq protein was modified relative to this genomic sequence to represent the inferred CDS: substituted 1 base at 1 genomic stop codon), which produces MAPQTLLPVLVLCVLLLQAQGGYRDKMRMQRIKVCEKXPSIDLCIHHCSYFQKCETNKICCSAFCGNVCMSIL; this is translated from the exons ATGGCACCCCAGACTCTGCTGCCTGTCCTGGTTCTCTGTGTGCTGCTGCTGCAGGCCCAGGGAGGATACCGTGACAAGATGAGGATGCAGA GAATCAAGGTCTGTGAGAAGTGACCCAGCATAGATCTATGCATCCACCACTGTTCATATTTCCAAAAGTGTGAAACAAATAAGATATGCTGTTCAGCCTTCTGTGGGAATGTTTGTATGAGCATCCTATGA